The following nucleotide sequence is from Anaerococcus sp. Marseille-Q7828.
CAAAAGTTTTCTAGTCCTAGTTGGATCTATTTTCTTATCATAGGCCTCGGTAAATGGGGTTACGTGCATGCCGTAGATATAAATCTCCCCGTTTTTATCTCCAATAAAGCTTTCCTTGATACTAACCTTTCCTTGTTTGATGCTTTTTACTTCATCACCCTTAAGTTCAATACCTGCTTCATACTTTTTTTCAATAAAATAATCGTGAAAGGCCTTTTTATTGTTCGCTAACTGTTTCATCTTCCTCCAATATATCAAAGTCGATATTTTTTTGATAAATATCTACATCTCTTACTTCTATCTTAACTCTATCCCCTATGGAATAGAATTTCTTATTTGCTGTATTAAATGCTTTTAAACTATCTTCAATGTATTCAAAGTGGTCATCCGAGAACTTATACATAAACAAGCCCTCTACCGTATTATCAAGCTCTACAAAAATCCCAAAATCGGTGATTGAACTAATATTACCCTCAAACTCATCACCTATAAATC
It contains:
- the smpB gene encoding SsrA-binding protein SmpB, which codes for MKQLANNKKAFHDYFIEKKYEAGIELKGDEVKSIKQGKVSIKESFIGDKNGEIYIYGMHVTPFTEAYDKKIDPTRTRKLLLHRKEISTLIGKKSQAGFTIVPLSIYENNGLVKIEIALAKGKKLYDKRESLKKKDDKRRIERALKNY